GCCGCGAGCAGGGCGCTGCCGACGAGGACGATCAGCCCGGCGATCTGGAGGAACCAGAGCCACGGATCATAGGAGGGCAGCGCCTTCAGTTTCGACATGCTGATCACCCACGCGGCGACCAGCGCGAGCACCAGCCCCGCCGCAGCACGGACGCCGCGATAGACGCGCAGCGAACGGCGTTCGAGCGTCAGCGGTGCCTTGTAGTGGCGGCGGATCAGCGCCGCGATCGGCCACTGGAGCAAGGTGATCAGCAAGACGCCGAGGCTGATGTACATCGCGGGCATGATCCACGCCGCCGATTTCGACGCCGGCGCGCGGTCGAACACCATGAAGGGCGAGATGCCGTCGATGCTCCAGCGCACGGCCTTGCCGTCAACCACCTGCGCGGCAAGCCGGCCGTGGCCGTCGGCGTTGTGCCAGACGAAGGGCGCGGTCTCGACCCATTTCGCGGGTTTTCCGTTGAGGTCGCGCGCGGCGGGGACGACGAGTTCGCCCTTGGGACCGACGCTGATCTTCACTTGCCCGAGCAGCGAGGCGATCGCGTAGAAATTCGTCTCGGCGCGGCGGCTGTTGAGCCAGTTGCCGGCGAGCATCCTCGCATGTTCGGCCGACGTCTTCGCATCGACGCGCGTCGCGGGCATTTCGTTGCCTGGCAGATAGCGATCGGCGAAATCCTCGAACAAAGCGCGGCGCACGGGACCGACCGACGCTTGCTCGCCCGTCGCGTTGAACGACATATAGAGGCCGATATTCTCGTTGGTGAAGAGGTGGAGCGCGGTGTGGAACAGCTGCGTGTCGCCGAGATGCGCGATCACCTGCCGCCCGTTGATGTTGGTTTCGAAAAAGCCGAGCTCCATGCGGTTGAGCGGCGGCAGGATCGTCAGCGGCGTGTCGTGCATCATCCGCGCGGTTTCAGGCTTCATCAGCCCCGCGCCCCGGTTCAGATGCGCGATCATGAATTTCGCCATATCGGCGCCGGTCGATGAGAGACCGCCCGCGGGCGACGGACCGACGATCTCGAACTTCGAAGGGCCCGCCGAAAGCTGGCGATAGCCCGTCGCCATCCACGGCGCGAACGCCTTGGGAAGCGGCTGGCGGAAGGTCGACTGTGCCATGCCCAGCGGCTGGAAAATGCGCCGTTCTACATAATCGTCGAACGACATTTTCGTCACGCGTTCGACGATATAGCCCGCGAGCGCGGTGCCATAGTTCGAATAGGAGGGCGTCGTGCCCGGCGTGTAGATGCGGTTCGGGATACCGCCCTTCACAAGATCACCGAGCGGAATCTGGAACTTCTTGTCCTCGAACATGGTGAGCTTGCCATGTTCCTCGAACCCCGCGGTGTGCGTCATCAATTGGCGCATCGTGACGGGCTTGCCGTCTTTCAGCGGAATCTTGAAATCGAGGTAGGTATTGACGTCGGCGTCGAGGTTGATCCTGCCCGCCTCGACCTGTTGCATCACCGCGGTCCAGGTAAAGAGCTTCGACACCGATCCGGGGCGGAACAGCGTGCGCGCGGGATCGACCGAGGTGCGCTTCGCGGCGTCGGCATAGCCGAACCCGCGCTGTGTCAGCACCTGCCCGTCCTTGACCACGACGATCACCGCGCCTGCGAGGTCGCCGCGCTTGAGCGCGAACGGGACAAAGCCGTCGAGCCAGCTGTCGACGTCCTGCTTGGTCAGCGTCGCTGAGGGTGCGAGCGGGGTCGTTACGGGCGGCGCTGCCTTTTGTTCTGCTACCGCCGGTTTCGGCGCGAGAGCCGGCGCCAGCGGCGTTGCAGGCTTTGTCGCCGCGGTGCCGAGCATCATGGCGAGCGGCAGCAGCGCGAACAGTTTCATCGAGCGCATCGTCATTCTCCCGCTGCCCGCACCACGACGCCGCGCGCCATGACGAAGCCCATGGTTTCGAGGCTGCGCACGTCGGTCAGCGGATCGCCCTTCACCGCGACGATGTCGGCCGATTTGCCTGCCGCGAGCGTGCCGATTTCAGCCTCAAGCCCGGCATGCGTTGCCGCCCACACAGTTGCAGACTTGATCGTCTCGAGCGGGGTCAGCCCCGCCTTCACCATCAGCGCGAATTCGCGGGCATTCTCGCCATGTTTCGACACCGCGCTATCGGTCCCGAACGCGATGCGCACACCGCCTTCGTGCGCGCGGCGGAGGGCGTCGACCATAAGCGGGCCGACGGTGCGCGCCTTGGCGCGAACCGGGGCGGGCATCCAGTCAGCGGTTTCGGCCTGCCGCGCGACGGTATCGCCGGCGAGCAAGGTGGGGACCAGATAGCTTCCCTTTGCCTTGAACAGCCGGATCGATTCCGCATCGAGGTAGGTGCCATGTTCGACCGAATCGACGCCGGCGCGGAGCGCAGCATTGACGCCGTCGGTACCATGCGCGTGCGCCGCGACCTTGCGGCCGAGCCGGTGCGCGGTGTCGACGATCGCGACGAGTTCGGCGTCGCTCATCTGCTGGCCGAGGCCGGCGGCGGTGTTCGACATCACGCCGCCGGTCGAGGCGGTCTTGATGACGTCGGCGCCCTGCTGCACCGCCAGCCGCACCGCGCGCGCGCAATCGTCTGCGCCCGAGCAGAGCGTCGGCGAGCGGAACAGGTCGATGATTTCCTGACGATAGCCATGGACATCGCCGTGCCCGCCATGCGCGGCGACGCCGCCCGCGGCGATGATGCGCGGCCCCACGACCTTGCCCGTCGCGGTCGCATCGCGCAGCGCGTTGATCGCCTGCGGGTCGGCGCCGAGATCGACCACGGTCGTGAACCCGGCGCGCACGGTGCGCTTGGCGAAGACGACGCCGTCGAATGCCTGATCGACCGTCGACTTGGTCACCGCGTCGAGGCGGCTTGTCGGGCTCGATTCAAAGGTCAGGTGGACGTGGCTGTCGATAAAGCCCGGCATGACGAACTGGTCGCTGAGGTCGACGATCTTGCCCTCGCCGACGAAGCCATCGCGGATTTCGGCGACCTTTCCGGCGGTGACGACAATCGTCTTGTTTGTTTCGACGCGGCCGCTCGCCGGATCGGCCAGCAAACGCCCGGCGTGGATATAGGTGGTCGCCGGCGTGTCCTGCGCCGCGGCGGGCTGAACCAGCGCCACGAGCGCGAGGCCGGCGAAGATCGTCTTTTTCATCATGCTTCTCCCTGTTCCGTTATCGCGCTCAGCCGATTTCGCGGCCCCAGATAGCCTCGCCGCACCATGCGTTGCCGCCCTCATATTCGATCGAGGGCGTGCGATCGTCGGCGAGGAAGATCGGGCCGTCGAGATCGACGATGTCGCACAGCTGTCCGACGACGAACGCCGGCGCCATCGCGAGGCTGGAGCCGACCATATTGCCGACCATCACACCCAGCCCGAGTTCGCGCGCGCGCTTGGCGATCGCCAGCCCCTCGGTCAGCCCGCCGCATTTATCGAGCTTGATGTTCACGACGTCGAAGCGGCCGACGAGCCCCTCGACATCGCCGAGCGTCAGCGCGCTTTCGTCGGCGGCGATCGGAATCGGGCATTGGTAGCCGGTGAGGTCGGCCTCGCGGCCGCGCGCCAGCGGCTGTTCGAGCAGCTTGACGTCGGCGGCGACCAGCGCCGCGACGAGCGCGTCGAGATCGCCGATCGCGAAACCCTGGTTGGCATCGACCCCGATCCAGCATTCGGGCCGCGCCGCGCGCACCGCCTGCACGCGGGCGATGTCGACTTCGAGGTCACCGGTGAGCTTGAGCTTGAGCGCGCGCGCCTGTGCATAGTGCCGCGCGCCGTCGGCCATCACATCGGGATCGTCGGCGCCGAGCGTGAAGGTGGTGCGGAGCGGGCGCGGTTCGGCGAGGCCAGCGAGTTCCCAGAGCGAGACGCCGCTGCGGCGCGCCTCGAGTTCCCACAGCGCGCAGTCGAGTGCATTGCGCGCACCGCCCGCAGGGAGCAGCGCCTGCAACTGCTCGCGCGTCACTCCGGCCTCGACCACGCCGCGCACGCCCTCGATGGCGGCCGCCATCGCGGGCACATCGTCGCCGAGATAATAGACCCCCGACGCCTCGCCGCGCCCGCTGTGCGCGCCGTCCGAAAGCGTGACGAGCACCACGGGCGTGTCGGTGAAGACATGTCCGGAGATGCGGAACGGCTTGGCGAGCGGGAGCGATTCAATCGCGAGGTCGAGCGAGAGGGGGGTAGGCGTCGTCATCGAAATTGTCCTTCGGTCGGTTCAGGGCGCAGGGACGGCGGGCGCCAGCGCCGCCGCGATCTGCGAGAGATATTTGTTCCAGTCGAATGCATGCCCCTCGGGCGTCCACCCGAGGCGGACGATCACCGCATCCTGCGACGGGATCGCCGCGACGATCTGGAAACTATGCCCGCGCGCCATCACGGTATCTTCGGGCAGACCCGGGTAAAGCTTGCGGCGCTCGCCTTCGGCTTCGGGCTGGTTCAGCCAGAGCTGCGCGCCATAGACGGGGCGCGGCGCGGCCTTGGTCGGCGTGACGGCAAAATCGAGCCATTGCTTCGAGAGCAATTGCTTGCCGCCCACCCTGCCCTTGTTGAGATGCAGCAACCCGTAGCGCGCCCAGTCGCGCGCGGTGGCATAGGCGTAGGAGCTGCCGACCTGCACGCCCGCTTCGTCGGGTTCGATCAGCGCGCTCGTCATGCCCGTCGGCTCGAACAGCCGCTTTTGCGCAAAGCGCGTCATGCCTTCGAGCGTTCCGCCGGTCGCGTCGAACACGATGCGCGAGAGGATATTCGTCGTCCCCGACGAATAGCTCCAGTTCGTACCGGGCGCGTCCTTCAGCGGCTTTGCCGCCGCCATCGCGCCCATGTCGCCCGCCTCGAACAACATTTTGATCGAGTCATTGCCGGGGACATAGCTTTCGCTGAAGGTCAGGCCGCTCGACATCGTCAGCAACTGGCGCAGCGTGATCTTCGCGCGCGGATCGCCCTCGCCTTGCCACTCGGGAACCGGCGCGGGATCGTCGAGCTTGAGTTTGCCGTCATCGACGAGCAGGCCGACGAGCGTTCCCATGATGCTCTTCGACGCCGACCAGCCGAGCAGTTCGGTGTTTTGGTCGAAGCCCGGCGCATAGCGTTCGGCGACGATCGCCCCGCCCTGCACGACGACGATCGCGCGCGTGTCGGGATAGCCGCCCTTATTCTGTTCGTCGAACGCGGCGCTCACCGCCTTGTCGAGTGCAGCGCGGTCGAGCCTGGCTTCGGCAGCCGCCGCAAGCCTGGCCACCGGGGCATCCCCGACCGGCCAGGGCTTTGCGGCATTCCCGCGCGTCGGCTTGAGCTTCGCCGCCTGTGCATCGAGCGTGGCGGTCGAAACATCGCCGGTCAGCAGCGTGCACCCCGCGACCGGGCGGAACAGCGCAGTGCGCGTCGCAGCGCCCGGTGCCGATGCGGTGACCGTCCGCGCTTTGCGGTCGACCGCCAGCGTCACCGCCTTCATAAACGGCGCAAACGCGTGGATGTCGTCGCGCAGCACATCGGCCTCCGCGCGCTCCGCGACGAAGATGCTGGCGCAGGCGATCTGTGCGGAAACCGCCGTACCCAGATCTTCCGGCTTCGAAATCGCCGGGGCGGCGGCAAGGGCTGGAGCCGAAGCGGCAAGCGCAAGGAAGAGGCTGGAAATGTACCGCGCCATATCCTCAGACGCCGCAGCTATGGCGCAGCACCGCGCCCGCC
This window of the Sphingopyxis sp. CCNWLW2 genome carries:
- a CDS encoding serine hydrolase domain-containing protein — translated: MARYISSLFLALAASAPALAAAPAISKPEDLGTAVSAQIACASIFVAERAEADVLRDDIHAFAPFMKAVTLAVDRKARTVTASAPGAATRTALFRPVAGCTLLTGDVSTATLDAQAAKLKPTRGNAAKPWPVGDAPVARLAAAAEARLDRAALDKAVSAAFDEQNKGGYPDTRAIVVVQGGAIVAERYAPGFDQNTELLGWSASKSIMGTLVGLLVDDGKLKLDDPAPVPEWQGEGDPRAKITLRQLLTMSSGLTFSESYVPGNDSIKMLFEAGDMGAMAAAKPLKDAPGTNWSYSSGTTNILSRIVFDATGGTLEGMTRFAQKRLFEPTGMTSALIEPDEAGVQVGSSYAYATARDWARYGLLHLNKGRVGGKQLLSKQWLDFAVTPTKAAPRPVYGAQLWLNQPEAEGERRKLYPGLPEDTVMARGHSFQIVAAIPSQDAVIVRLGWTPEGHAFDWNKYLSQIAAALAPAVPAP
- a CDS encoding metal-dependent hydrolase family protein yields the protein MKKTIFAGLALVALVQPAAAQDTPATTYIHAGRLLADPASGRVETNKTIVVTAGKVAEIRDGFVGEGKIVDLSDQFVMPGFIDSHVHLTFESSPTSRLDAVTKSTVDQAFDGVVFAKRTVRAGFTTVVDLGADPQAINALRDATATGKVVGPRIIAAGGVAAHGGHGDVHGYRQEIIDLFRSPTLCSGADDCARAVRLAVQQGADVIKTASTGGVMSNTAAGLGQQMSDAELVAIVDTAHRLGRKVAAHAHGTDGVNAALRAGVDSVEHGTYLDAESIRLFKAKGSYLVPTLLAGDTVARQAETADWMPAPVRAKARTVGPLMVDALRRAHEGGVRIAFGTDSAVSKHGENAREFALMVKAGLTPLETIKSATVWAATHAGLEAEIGTLAAGKSADIVAVKGDPLTDVRSLETMGFVMARGVVVRAAGE
- a CDS encoding serine hydrolase domain-containing protein, with translation MRSMKLFALLPLAMMLGTAATKPATPLAPALAPKPAVAEQKAAPPVTTPLAPSATLTKQDVDSWLDGFVPFALKRGDLAGAVIVVVKDGQVLTQRGFGYADAAKRTSVDPARTLFRPGSVSKLFTWTAVMQQVEAGRINLDADVNTYLDFKIPLKDGKPVTMRQLMTHTAGFEEHGKLTMFEDKKFQIPLGDLVKGGIPNRIYTPGTTPSYSNYGTALAGYIVERVTKMSFDDYVERRIFQPLGMAQSTFRQPLPKAFAPWMATGYRQLSAGPSKFEIVGPSPAGGLSSTGADMAKFMIAHLNRGAGLMKPETARMMHDTPLTILPPLNRMELGFFETNINGRQVIAHLGDTQLFHTALHLFTNENIGLYMSFNATGEQASVGPVRRALFEDFADRYLPGNEMPATRVDAKTSAEHARMLAGNWLNSRRAETNFYAIASLLGQVKISVGPKGELVVPAARDLNGKPAKWVETAPFVWHNADGHGRLAAQVVDGKAVRWSIDGISPFMVFDRAPASKSAAWIMPAMYISLGVLLITLLQWPIAALIRRHYKAPLTLERRSLRVYRGVRAAAGLVLALVAAWVISMSKLKALPSYDPWLWFLQIAGLIVLVGSALLAAWNLRIVRQEKRGWFRTLWALLLLFATIMPLYVAWTFGLIAMTVNY
- a CDS encoding dipeptide epimerase, which produces MTTPTPLSLDLAIESLPLAKPFRISGHVFTDTPVVLVTLSDGAHSGRGEASGVYYLGDDVPAMAAAIEGVRGVVEAGVTREQLQALLPAGGARNALDCALWELEARRSGVSLWELAGLAEPRPLRTTFTLGADDPDVMADGARHYAQARALKLKLTGDLEVDIARVQAVRAARPECWIGVDANQGFAIGDLDALVAALVAADVKLLEQPLARGREADLTGYQCPIPIAADESALTLGDVEGLVGRFDVVNIKLDKCGGLTEGLAIAKRARELGLGVMVGNMVGSSLAMAPAFVVGQLCDIVDLDGPIFLADDRTPSIEYEGGNAWCGEAIWGREIG